One genomic segment of bacterium includes these proteins:
- a CDS encoding SAM-dependent DNA methyltransferase has product MNNFREKANFIWSIADLLRGHYKQADYGKVILPFAVLRRLDIVLEPTKKQVLEAYQKHKQKKPEVIEPILNGIAKVKFHNHSKFDFNELAKDHDNVAANLRNYINGFSISAKEIIDYFSFEDQIKKLDEYDLLYLVIKHFANAKDKFEVKEPMEMGYVFEELIRKFAEISNETAGEHFTPREVIRLMVNLLFANDKNILRKEGIVKTLYDPACGTGGMLSVADEYLHELNPGARLELFGQEINPESYAICKSDMLIKGQNPSNIKFGNSFSQDGLPDEHFDYMLSNPPFGVDWKKAQKYIKDEYDNKGFAGRFGAGLPSISDGSLLFLQHMISKMKRGSGGSRIGIVFNGSPLFSGGAGSGPSDIRKWIIENDMLEAIIAMPDQLFYNTGISTYIWIVTDRKRPERKGKVQLINATGSEWPEGDKNNPFYIKMSRSLGNKRKEIGDGRDGKPYQIKTITEIYEAFEDGEYSKVFDNDDFGYTRITIERPKRNEKGEIELDKKGNQVPDSELRDYENVPLKEEIEEYFKREVLPHIPDAWIDHSKTKVGYEINFTKYFYKYKPLRSLDEIKKEILALEEETKDSLKELL; this is encoded by the coding sequence ATGAACAACTTCAGAGAAAAAGCGAATTTCATTTGGTCTATTGCAGACCTTTTAAGAGGACATTATAAACAAGCTGATTACGGGAAAGTTATTCTACCTTTTGCTGTATTAAGAAGATTGGATATTGTATTAGAGCCAACCAAGAAACAAGTCCTTGAAGCCTATCAAAAGCATAAACAAAAAAAACCGGAAGTTATAGAACCTATTCTTAATGGAATTGCAAAAGTAAAATTTCATAACCATAGCAAGTTCGATTTTAACGAACTCGCCAAAGACCACGACAATGTTGCGGCAAATCTCCGAAATTACATAAACGGTTTCTCAATCAGTGCCAAAGAAATAATTGATTACTTCAGTTTTGAAGACCAAATTAAAAAACTTGATGAATATGATTTGTTATATCTGGTAATAAAACATTTTGCTAATGCTAAGGATAAATTTGAAGTAAAAGAACCGATGGAAATGGGTTATGTCTTTGAAGAACTAATCAGAAAATTTGCGGAAATATCAAATGAAACGGCAGGAGAACATTTTACTCCACGTGAGGTTATACGCTTAATGGTTAATCTTCTATTTGCTAACGATAAAAACATTTTAAGAAAAGAAGGAATTGTTAAAACTCTCTATGACCCTGCTTGCGGAACAGGAGGAATGCTTTCAGTTGCCGATGAATATCTACACGAATTAAATCCCGGAGCGAGATTAGAATTATTCGGACAAGAAATAAATCCTGAATCATATGCAATCTGCAAATCTGATATGCTGATTAAAGGACAAAATCCTTCCAACATAAAATTTGGAAATAGTTTTAGCCAGGATGGATTACCGGACGAACATTTTGACTATATGCTGAGTAATCCACCTTTCGGTGTAGATTGGAAAAAAGCTCAGAAGTATATCAAAGACGAATATGATAATAAAGGATTCGCAGGAAGATTTGGTGCTGGTCTTCCTTCGATCAGCGATGGTTCTCTTCTGTTTCTACAGCATATGATAAGTAAAATGAAACGAGGTTCTGGTGGAAGCCGAATTGGAATCGTCTTCAATGGATCGCCATTGTTTAGTGGAGGTGCAGGTAGCGGACCAAGTGACATACGTAAATGGATAATTGAAAATGATATGCTCGAAGCGATAATAGCAATGCCAGATCAGTTATTTTACAATACAGGTATATCAACTTACATCTGGATTGTAACGGACAGAAAAAGACCAGAGCGTAAAGGGAAAGTGCAGCTTATAAATGCTACCGGTTCTGAATGGCCAGAGGGAGATAAAAATAATCCTTTTTATATAAAGATGAGCAGGAGCTTAGGAAATAAAAGAAAAGAAATTGGTGATGGCAGAGACGGAAAACCATATCAGATAAAAACCATTACTGAGATTTATGAAGCATTTGAAGATGGAGAATACTCAAAAGTATTTGACAATGATGATTTTGGATATACCAGAATAACCATTGAACGACCCAAGAGAAATGAAAAAGGAGAAATTGAATTAGATAAAAAAGGTAATCAAGTTCCTGATTCAGAATTAAGAGATTATGAAAACGTTCCATTGAAAGAAGAAATAGAAGAATATTTCAAAAGAGAAGTTCTGCCTCATATACCTGATGCCTGGATTGATCACAGTAAGACTAAAGTTGGTTATGAAATCAACTTCACCAAATATTTTTACAAGTATAAACCACTCCGAAGTCTGGACGAAATCAAAAAAGAAATTTTAGCACTTGAAGAAGAAACCAAAGATTCATTAAAAGAATTATTATGA
- a CDS encoding restriction endonuclease subunit S, which translates to MLAWKKGLGSSNEKGIVSPSYCVYQLRSIEQDHRYFHYLYRTDLYAETFRRFSRGIIESRLRLYSEEFFNTLSLLPPPEEQTAIANFLDEKTAKIDSLIEKKQKLIDLLKEERTAIINQTVTKGINQNVKLKPSGIDWLGDIPEHWEVKKLKYVAELKSGESITSDNIRESDEFSVYGGNGLRGYTSSYTHIGEYILIGRQGALCGNINYASGKFFASEHAVVVTRINDEDILWLGELLRSMNLNQYSISAAQPGLSVERIQNLSIPYPPIDEQKEIGNYIDTETKRIDSSITKIEKEIELLQEYRTALISEVVTGKIDVRN; encoded by the coding sequence ATGCTCGCTTGGAAAAAAGGATTGGGATCTTCAAATGAGAAGGGTATTGTAAGTCCTTCGTATTGTGTTTATCAATTACGTTCCATCGAACAAGATCATAGGTATTTTCATTATCTATATAGAACCGATTTGTATGCCGAGACTTTTCGACGTTTTTCTCGTGGTATTATTGAATCACGTTTGAGGTTGTATTCGGAGGAGTTTTTTAATACACTTTCTTTACTTCCACCTCCAGAAGAACAAACCGCCATCGCAAATTTCCTTGATGAAAAAACAGCTAAGATTGACTCGCTGATTGAGAAAAAACAAAAACTAATTGATTTACTTAAAGAAGAACGCACTGCAATAATTAACCAGACAGTTACAAAAGGAATAAATCAAAATGTAAAATTAAAACCAAGTGGAATTGATTGGCTTGGGGATATTCCAGAGCATTGGGAAGTGAAGAAGTTGAAGTATGTTGCTGAACTCAAAAGTGGTGAATCAATTACTTCAGATAATATTAGAGAATCAGATGAATTCTCAGTATATGGTGGAAACGGATTGAGAGGTTACACTTCAAGTTACACTCATATTGGAGAATATATTCTTATTGGTCGACAAGGAGCTTTATGCGGAAATATCAATTATGCAAGTGGTAAATTTTTTGCCTCTGAACACGCTGTCGTTGTAACACGGATTAACGATGAAGATATTCTTTGGCTTGGTGAATTATTAAGATCTATGAATCTCAATCAGTATTCAATTTCTGCAGCACAACCCGGTTTATCTGTTGAGAGAATTCAAAACTTATCAATTCCATATCCACCAATTGATGAGCAAAAAGAAATTGGTAATTATATTGACACCGAAACAAAAAGAATTGACTCTTCAATTACGAAAATCGAAAAAGAAATAGAATTATTACAAGAGTATCGCACAGCTTTAATAAGTGAAGTTGTAACAGGGAAAATTGATGTTCGGAATTGA
- a CDS encoding DUF433 domain-containing protein, translating into MKAISHKKELGSGIYTIPDISRLLRINRRKVNRYISEYWDERLGRKLFSDTYSWSTDKRNKAVNFYVLIELFTFFQLQEKGVNTKTILKARSSISKELGVEYPFASSQLLTDGKRIWYEFKDDLVSADGSSQTNFVRIIKSFAEKIEFREDDLAKRFWPAGKENSIIVDPHHQFGQPIIRGTNVNAEALFSMYRSGEPIEAIGILYDLSQKEVNDAIEFYRVAA; encoded by the coding sequence ATGAAAGCAATATCACACAAAAAAGAACTTGGAAGTGGCATATATACCATTCCTGATATCAGTCGTTTATTAAGAATTAACCGAAGAAAAGTTAACAGATATATCTCTGAATATTGGGATGAGAGACTTGGAAGAAAACTATTCAGTGATACTTATTCCTGGAGCACTGATAAAAGAAACAAAGCGGTAAACTTTTATGTCCTGATTGAATTATTTACTTTCTTTCAATTACAAGAAAAAGGAGTAAACACTAAAACAATTCTTAAGGCAAGAAGCAGTATTTCAAAAGAATTAGGTGTAGAATATCCTTTCGCATCATCACAATTATTAACCGATGGTAAAAGGATTTGGTATGAATTCAAAGATGATCTTGTCAGTGCAGATGGAAGTAGTCAAACTAATTTCGTGAGAATAATAAAAAGTTTTGCTGAGAAGATTGAGTTTAGAGAAGATGATTTAGCAAAAAGGTTCTGGCCTGCGGGTAAAGAAAATAGTATCATTGTTGATCCTCACCATCAATTTGGTCAGCCAATAATAAGGGGAACTAATGTAAACGCAGAAGCATTATTTTCGATGTATCGAAGCGGCGAGCCGATAGAAGCAATTGGAATATTGTATGACCTCTCGCAAAAAGAAGTTAATGACGCAATTGAGTTTTATAGAGTTGCTGCTTAA
- a CDS encoding type I restriction endonuclease subunit R, with product MANDIHTEATFESAIIEHLISNGWFQGSDSDYSSDLALDKKAILSFIKDSQPREWELLKSYYREDIENKFIQRLFKELDLRGMLDVLRHGITDSGIKFRLAYFKPDSGLNPETIRLYNCNKHYVTRQVHFSTKNEKSIDLLLSLNGLPVATLELKNHFTGQRVNDAMEQYKSSRDPKELLFQFKKRALVHFTVDPDEVYFTTKLESSGTRFFPFNKGFNNGAGNPPAKDYTTYRSAYFWENVLAVDSWTEIIARYIHLQKEEYTIDGKKYYKETMLFPRYHQLDVVRKLILDAKQKGPGQRYLVEHSAGSGKSNSIAWLAYRLSALYNAEDKKVFDSVIVITDRNVLDQQLQNTIYQFEHKTGVVQRIEVDSKQLADSITSGVSIIITTLQKFPFALKHLAEIPNKNYAVIIDEAHSSQGGEASRKMTEALVGKKVSLEESEEIESEIEKSVEDEDDYIREIIQKRGPQKNISLFAFTATPKPKTLEVFGTKDGEGKPKPFHLYSMRQAIEEGFILDVLKNYTSYETYYRFCKTIEDDPTLNKRKATKAIARFASFHPTNLSQKTEVMVEHFRQITMKKIGGKAKAIVVTASRKHALRYYLEFKDYIKEKGYDNIRPLVAFSGSVVDDFYPEGITEAQLNKFGEKELPEKFATAEYQVLLVADKYQYGFDQPLLHTMYVDKKLSGVRAVQTLSRLNRTYPGKEDTFVLDFANDRQTIIDSFQPYYEMTTMSETTDPNHLYDLKGKTDAAQVYYQSEVDGFSKVFYKPGSVSSRDQGKLYAFIDPAVDRYKGLEEDPQDEFKKALTSFVRIYSFLSQIMPFQDVELEKLYSYGRFLLTKLPKVDYAERLKLDNEVALEYYRLQKIAEGDLVLKVQGEYGLDPVTEAGINRPKEEKDKLSNIINLLNEKYGFDFTDQDRLYFEQIEQALYENDDLKIRAINNPIENFKYAFDEVFIQALIDRMDANQEIFDKIMVNNEFKQDVKDWLTKRIYDRFRTPNDNKEK from the coding sequence ATGGCTAATGATATACATACAGAAGCAACATTTGAATCTGCAATTATAGAACATCTGATTAGTAATGGGTGGTTTCAAGGAAGTGATTCAGACTACAGCAGTGATTTAGCTTTAGATAAAAAAGCAATTCTTTCTTTCATTAAAGATTCACAACCGAGAGAATGGGAGTTACTCAAATCTTATTATAGAGAAGATATTGAGAATAAATTCATTCAGCGTTTGTTTAAGGAATTAGATTTAAGAGGAATGTTAGATGTATTGCGTCACGGTATAACAGATAGCGGTATCAAATTTAGGTTAGCATATTTCAAACCAGATAGCGGATTAAACCCGGAAACAATAAGACTTTACAATTGCAATAAACATTATGTAACAAGGCAAGTGCATTTTTCTACAAAGAATGAAAAATCCATTGACTTATTGCTTTCATTAAATGGTTTGCCTGTTGCTACACTTGAATTGAAAAATCATTTTACTGGTCAGAGAGTAAATGATGCGATGGAGCAATATAAATCAAGTCGAGATCCTAAAGAATTATTATTCCAGTTTAAGAAAAGAGCATTAGTTCACTTTACCGTAGACCCCGATGAAGTTTATTTTACGACCAAACTCGAAAGCTCAGGGACAAGATTCTTTCCATTTAATAAGGGATTTAATAATGGAGCTGGTAATCCACCAGCAAAGGATTATACAACCTACCGTTCAGCATACTTTTGGGAAAATGTTTTAGCAGTTGATAGCTGGACAGAGATAATAGCCCGCTATATTCATCTTCAGAAGGAAGAATACACTATTGATGGGAAAAAGTATTATAAAGAAACAATGCTTTTCCCTCGTTATCATCAGTTGGATGTAGTAAGAAAACTGATATTGGATGCAAAACAAAAAGGGCCGGGGCAAAGGTATTTAGTTGAACATTCAGCGGGTAGTGGTAAAAGTAATTCTATTGCTTGGCTGGCTTACAGACTTTCAGCACTCTACAACGCTGAAGATAAAAAAGTTTTTGACTCTGTGATAGTTATTACAGATAGAAATGTTCTTGACCAGCAGCTTCAGAATACTATTTATCAATTTGAGCATAAGACAGGAGTTGTTCAACGGATAGAAGTTGATTCAAAACAATTAGCGGATTCTATAACCAGTGGTGTGAGTATCATTATTACAACTTTGCAAAAGTTTCCTTTTGCCTTAAAACACTTAGCAGAAATCCCAAATAAGAATTATGCAGTTATCATTGATGAAGCTCATAGCAGTCAAGGTGGTGAAGCAAGCAGGAAAATGACTGAAGCACTGGTTGGGAAAAAAGTTTCATTAGAAGAATCCGAAGAGATAGAAAGTGAGATTGAGAAAAGTGTTGAAGATGAAGATGATTATATCAGAGAAATCATTCAGAAAAGAGGTCCGCAGAAAAATATTAGCTTGTTCGCATTCACAGCTACACCCAAACCTAAAACATTAGAAGTATTTGGGACAAAAGATGGAGAGGGAAAGCCAAAACCATTCCATTTATACTCGATGCGACAGGCTATTGAAGAAGGTTTTATTCTCGATGTTCTTAAGAATTACACTTCCTACGAAACTTATTACAGATTTTGCAAAACAATTGAAGATGATCCGACATTAAATAAAAGAAAAGCGACAAAGGCAATCGCAAGATTTGCTTCATTCCACCCGACAAACCTGTCCCAGAAAACAGAAGTGATGGTAGAGCACTTCCGACAAATCACTATGAAAAAAATTGGTGGAAAAGCGAAAGCAATAGTAGTTACTGCATCACGTAAACACGCATTAAGATACTATTTGGAGTTCAAGGACTATATCAAAGAGAAAGGATACGACAATATTCGGCCACTTGTTGCGTTTTCAGGTTCGGTGGTTGATGATTTTTATCCGGAAGGCATTACAGAAGCACAATTGAATAAATTCGGCGAGAAAGAACTTCCTGAAAAATTTGCAACTGCTGAGTATCAAGTTCTTTTAGTAGCAGATAAGTATCAATATGGATTTGACCAACCACTACTTCATACAATGTATGTTGATAAAAAATTATCTGGTGTTAGAGCTGTGCAAACTCTATCAAGATTGAACAGGACTTATCCAGGGAAAGAGGATACATTTGTTCTTGATTTTGCTAATGACAGACAAACGATAATTGATTCCTTCCAGCCTTACTATGAAATGACCACAATGTCTGAAACAACAGACCCGAATCATTTATATGATCTAAAAGGAAAAACGGATGCGGCACAGGTTTATTATCAATCCGAAGTGGATGGATTTTCTAAAGTATTCTATAAACCCGGAAGCGTATCTTCAAGGGATCAGGGAAAACTATATGCGTTTATTGATCCGGCTGTTGATCGTTATAAAGGTTTAGAAGAAGACCCTCAAGATGAATTCAAAAAAGCGTTAACTTCATTTGTTCGTATTTACTCCTTCCTGTCACAGATAATGCCTTTCCAGGATGTTGAGTTGGAAAAATTATATTCTTATGGAAGATTTTTATTAACCAAACTTCCTAAAGTTGATTATGCAGAAAGATTAAAGTTAGATAATGAGGTTGCATTGGAATATTATCGACTCCAAAAAATTGCTGAAGGAGATTTAGTATTAAAAGTTCAAGGTGAATATGGACTTGATCCGGTTACTGAGGCAGGAATCAATAGACCGAAAGAAGAGAAAGACAAACTCTCTAATATTATTAACCTTCTTAACGAAAAGTATGGATTTGATTTCACTGATCAGGATAGATTGTATTTTGAACAGATCGAGCAGGCACTTTATGAAAATGATGATTTGAAAATTAGAGCAATAAATAATCCGATAGAAAACTTTAAGTATGCATTTGATGAGGTATTCATTCAAGCGTTAATTGATAGAATGGATGCTAACCAGGAGATTTTTGATAAGATAATGGTTAATAATGAATTTAAGCAGGATGTAAAAGACTGGTTAACGAAAAGGATATATGACAGATTCAGAACACCAAATGATAATAAGGAAAAATAA
- a CDS encoding 3'-5' exonuclease, giving the protein MMIKLNLSRPLVFFDLETTGTDVANDRIVEISLLKLFPDGQEELKTFRINPGIPIPPEATAIHGISNEDVKDKPSFLALSEILLGILSNSDLCGYNLLKFDFPLLRMEFARNKIEFNTVGINLIDPMRIFMKNEPRDLTAALKFYCNEDLTDAHSAEADTEATKKILLAQIKKYEDVPGTVSELSAYSTEGQIRFADITVKLIYYGNN; this is encoded by the coding sequence ATGATGATTAAGTTAAATTTATCTCGTCCGTTAGTCTTCTTTGATCTCGAAACTACTGGAACCGATGTTGCAAACGATAGGATTGTCGAAATCAGTTTATTAAAACTTTTTCCAGATGGTCAGGAGGAATTAAAAACATTTCGCATAAATCCAGGCATACCGATTCCACCAGAAGCTACTGCCATTCATGGTATTTCAAATGAGGATGTGAAAGACAAGCCATCCTTCTTAGCTTTATCAGAAATATTATTAGGAATTCTTTCTAACTCAGACTTGTGTGGTTACAACCTTCTTAAATTTGATTTCCCTTTACTCAGAATGGAATTTGCACGAAATAAAATTGAGTTCAACACGGTGGGAATTAACCTAATAGATCCAATGCGTATCTTTATGAAAAACGAACCTCGTGATTTGACTGCTGCATTAAAATTCTACTGCAATGAAGATTTAACAGATGCACATTCAGCCGAAGCAGATACAGAGGCAACAAAAAAAATTCTGCTTGCTCAAATAAAGAAATATGAAGATGTTCCCGGCACAGTTTCAGAACTCTCAGCGTATTCAACTGAAGGTCAGATACGATTTGCAGATATCACAGTTAAACTTATCTATTATGGAAATAATTAG
- a CDS encoding GIY-YIG nuclease family protein — protein MYYVYILYSEHFDRYYIGHTNDLKRRLVEHNKGLTSSTKAYRPWKIVYTEKFSSRVEAYDREKEIKSYKSGYKFQELKKSESWQSG, from the coding sequence ATGTACTATGTTTATATTTTATACAGTGAGCACTTTGATAGATATTATATCGGGCACACAAATGATTTGAAGAGGCGATTAGTTGAGCATAATAAAGGATTAACAAGTTCAACAAAAGCATATAGACCTTGGAAAATTGTTTACACTGAAAAATTTAGTTCACGAGTAGAAGCATATGACCGAGAAAAAGAAATTAAGAGTTATAAATCAGGTTATAAGTTTCAGGAACTTAAAAAATCGGAGAGTTGGCAGAGTGGTTGA